Proteins from a genomic interval of Sphingopyxis sp. QXT-31:
- a CDS encoding N-acetylmuramoyl-L-alanine amidase, translated as MLLLPLFLSTLFATPAVVAGNIGAIEIGEGEVTVRFDDFVTGASTLLLAGPDRIALDISGAEAGHSPQGAGLVRAVRQGQQGPGTARVVLDLDRPALVSNARFAADGRSLTFKLDPVSAEEFQRASRGPRLELQPPAQFRAKRPEKRYSVTVPIGKPKPAVALPRIEGPDNPRLPLVVIDAGHGGHDPGAISPHSGKREKDITLALARAIRNDLIASGRVRVALTRGDDRYLVLEERYGIARRLKADLFISVHADAAENQQASGASIYTLSEVASDREAARLAARENKANIINGVDLGAHSSDVSSILLDLTQRETMNVASDFARLLQREAADDVKFRTTAHRFASFVVLKAPDTPSVLFETGFISNETDADFLASADGQKKVARGVRQAVQIHFARQIASN; from the coding sequence ATGCTTCTCCTCCCGCTCTTCCTCTCGACGCTGTTCGCGACGCCCGCGGTGGTCGCGGGAAATATCGGCGCGATCGAGATCGGCGAGGGCGAGGTGACAGTGCGTTTCGACGACTTCGTTACGGGCGCCTCGACGCTGCTGCTTGCGGGTCCCGACCGTATCGCGCTCGACATTTCGGGGGCCGAGGCGGGGCATTCGCCGCAGGGCGCGGGGCTGGTGCGCGCCGTGCGCCAGGGCCAGCAGGGGCCCGGCACCGCACGCGTCGTGCTGGACCTCGACCGCCCGGCGCTGGTGTCGAACGCGCGCTTCGCCGCCGACGGGCGCAGCCTGACCTTCAAGCTCGACCCGGTGTCGGCCGAGGAATTCCAGCGCGCTTCGCGTGGCCCCCGGCTCGAGCTGCAGCCGCCGGCGCAGTTCCGCGCCAAGCGGCCCGAAAAACGCTATTCGGTGACCGTGCCGATCGGCAAGCCCAAGCCCGCGGTCGCGCTGCCCCGGATCGAGGGGCCGGACAACCCGCGCCTGCCGCTTGTCGTCATCGACGCCGGCCATGGCGGGCACGATCCGGGCGCGATCAGCCCGCACAGCGGCAAGCGCGAAAAGGACATCACGCTGGCGCTGGCGCGCGCGATCCGCAACGACCTGATCGCGTCGGGGCGCGTCCGCGTCGCGCTGACGCGCGGCGACGACCGTTATCTGGTGCTCGAGGAGCGCTATGGCATCGCGCGGCGGTTGAAGGCCGACCTGTTCATCTCGGTCCACGCCGACGCCGCGGAGAACCAGCAGGCGAGCGGCGCGTCGATCTATACCTTGTCCGAGGTCGCTTCCGACCGCGAGGCCGCGCGGCTCGCGGCGCGCGAGAATAAGGCCAACATCATCAACGGCGTCGACCTCGGCGCGCACAGCAGCGACGTGTCGTCGATCCTGCTCGACCTGACGCAGCGCGAGACGATGAACGTCGCCTCGGACTTCGCGCGGCTGCTCCAGCGCGAGGCGGCGGACGACGTCAAATTCCGCACCACCGCGCATCGCTTCGCGTCCTTCGTGGTGTTGAAGGCGCCCGACACGCCGTCGGTGTTGTTCGAAACGGGCTTTATCTCGAACGAGACCGACGCCGATTTCCTCGCCTCGGCCGACGGCCAGAAGAAGGTCGCGCGCGGCGTGCGCCAGGCGGTGCAGATCCACTTCGCGCGGCAGATTGCCTCGAACTAA